Proteins from a single region of Psychrobacter cryohalolentis K5:
- the cysG gene encoding siroheme synthase CysG, producing MNTFPLFFKLEDRKVLIVGGGDVALRKADLLSRAGACITVLAPSISHEIQALLSDSKHALIYENYNKTYMTDSRVIIAATDDETLNHQIHSDATALNIPVNVVDTPHLCDFIFPAIVDRNPIVIGISSNGKAPVLARLLRARLETLIPQGYGKLAKLAGEFRGDVKAKIPTLTGRRQFWEQVFEGKVSQLMFSGNENEAIAQLQADLDNTAANITAKNATDESTEAQNTMGEVYIVGAGPGDPELLTFKALRLMQQADIVYYDALVSPQVLDLCRRDADKVFVGKKRSNHAVAQLGINELLVNSAKEGRRVVRLKGGDPFIFGRGGEEIESLRSHNVPYQVVPGITAANAAASYAGIPLTHRDHSQSVRFVTGFLKAGAPNNNFKSFLNTDETVVFYMGLHSLPRLTQGLIDAGRSAKTPIAIVSNASMPNQQVLTGTLASIVELQAQHQLPTPALLIMGDVVSLHHDLAWYNNKKTSENDNNWLRGGTATTPKPNPNQQAHALSMIANLATEDGGLEQLVID from the coding sequence ATGAATACCTTTCCCCTATTTTTTAAATTAGAAGATCGTAAAGTACTGATTGTTGGCGGCGGTGATGTGGCATTACGCAAAGCTGATTTGCTGAGCCGTGCTGGTGCGTGTATCACTGTCCTTGCGCCAAGCATTAGCCATGAGATACAAGCATTGCTCAGTGATAGTAAGCACGCGCTGATTTATGAGAATTATAATAAAACCTATATGACAGACTCGCGCGTTATTATCGCCGCCACTGACGATGAGACGCTCAACCATCAAATACATTCCGATGCGACTGCATTAAATATCCCTGTCAACGTCGTCGATACGCCACATTTATGCGATTTTATCTTCCCTGCCATTGTCGATCGCAATCCCATCGTGATTGGTATCTCGTCCAACGGTAAAGCGCCGGTGCTGGCACGTTTACTGCGGGCACGCCTTGAGACCTTGATTCCGCAAGGTTATGGTAAATTAGCCAAGCTTGCTGGCGAGTTTCGAGGTGACGTTAAAGCCAAAATTCCAACATTGACTGGGCGTCGGCAATTTTGGGAGCAAGTATTTGAAGGTAAAGTCAGTCAATTGATGTTTTCCGGTAATGAAAACGAAGCCATTGCCCAATTGCAAGCTGATTTAGATAACACAGCGGCAAATATCACTGCAAAAAATGCTACAGATGAATCAACAGAAGCCCAAAATACGATGGGCGAAGTTTATATCGTTGGTGCCGGTCCCGGTGACCCAGAATTATTAACCTTTAAAGCATTACGCTTGATGCAGCAAGCGGATATTGTCTATTATGATGCGCTGGTATCACCGCAAGTATTGGATTTATGCCGTCGCGATGCCGATAAAGTATTTGTCGGCAAAAAACGCAGTAATCATGCCGTTGCACAATTGGGCATCAATGAGCTGTTGGTTAATAGCGCAAAAGAAGGTCGGCGTGTGGTGCGTCTAAAAGGCGGTGACCCGTTTATCTTTGGGCGTGGCGGTGAAGAGATTGAAAGCCTGCGCTCTCACAATGTCCCTTATCAAGTAGTGCCGGGCATTACCGCTGCCAATGCCGCTGCTAGCTATGCTGGTATTCCGCTAACCCATCGTGACCATTCGCAGTCAGTACGTTTTGTGACAGGGTTTTTAAAGGCAGGCGCGCCTAATAATAACTTCAAAAGTTTTTTGAATACTGATGAAACAGTCGTATTCTATATGGGTCTGCATTCGCTACCGCGCTTGACTCAAGGTTTGATTGATGCCGGACGTAGTGCAAAGACCCCGATTGCCATCGTCTCTAACGCCAGTATGCCCAATCAGCAAGTATTAACGGGTACACTTGCTAGCATCGTTGAATTACAAGCACAACATCAACTACCTACGCCTGCTCTACTCATCATGGGTGATGTCGTAAGCTTACATCATGATTTGGCTTGGTATAATAATAAAAAGACCTCAGAAAACGATAATAACTGGTTACGAGGCGGTACTGCTACGACACCAAAACCAAATCCTAACCAGCAAGCGCATGCGCTATCTATGATTGCTAATTTGGCAACAGAAGATGGTGGTCTTGAGCAGTTAGTGATTGATTAG